A portion of the Candidatus Cloacimonadota bacterium genome contains these proteins:
- a CDS encoding ATP-binding protein, whose protein sequence is MISQTLMDKLLQLRLPAFREGLREQISNPQYTQLSFEDRLSLLVDLECNRRLDSRTQRRLKQAEFPMQATVEDLDFSPERGLERSLVLELAQCNWVDKALNILIGGATGTGKSYLACSLGVAACRMGYSVRYLRTARFLLTLNHARQEDSYLNLLSTLSRTDVLILDDWMRDPIQLSAAQDLLEVFDDRFGKSATIIVSQVPVSDWHARFPDPTLADAILDRTVHNAYRLNLLGDSQRKLRGFRTISHT, encoded by the coding sequence CATTGATGGACAAACTACTGCAATTACGTTTACCTGCTTTCCGTGAGGGTCTGCGTGAACAGATTTCCAACCCCCAATATACCCAATTGTCTTTTGAAGATCGTTTGTCTCTATTGGTGGATCTGGAATGTAACCGCCGTTTGGACAGCCGTACCCAGCGGCGTCTGAAACAGGCGGAGTTTCCCATGCAAGCCACCGTGGAAGACCTGGATTTCTCTCCTGAACGAGGTTTGGAACGAAGTCTGGTTCTTGAACTCGCTCAGTGCAATTGGGTGGACAAAGCGCTCAATATCCTTATTGGGGGAGCTACCGGTACTGGAAAATCTTACCTGGCTTGCTCTCTGGGAGTAGCTGCCTGCAGAATGGGTTATTCAGTCCGTTATCTGCGTACTGCCCGTTTTCTGCTTACCCTCAACCATGCCCGACAGGAAGACTCTTATCTCAACTTGCTTAGTACCTTATCCAGAACTGATGTGTTGATCCTGGATGATTGGATGCGTGATCCTATTCAATTGTCTGCGGCTCAAGATTTGTTGGAAGTGTTCGATGATCGCTTTGGTAAATCTGCTACCATCATTGTCTCGCAAGTGCCTGTCTCTGATTGGCACGCCCGCTTCCCAGACCCAACCCTGGCGGATGCCATCCTGGATCGTACGGTTCACAATGCTTATCGACTGAATTTGTTGGGAGATTCCCAAAGAAAACTGAGAGGATTCCGGACTATATCGCACACCTGA